The Bacillus sp. (in: firmicutes) DNA segment AAGTTGACATCAATTTAACTTTAGAAGTTGCCCTTCATCTTGGTGACGATACAGTACGTACAGTTGCGATGGACTCTACTGACGGTTTAATTCGCGGAATCGAAGCAGTAGATACAGGCGCACCAATCTCAGTACCAGTTG contains these protein-coding regions:
- a CDS encoding F0F1 ATP synthase subunit beta (Produces ATP from ADP in the presence of a proton gradient across the membrane. The beta chain is a regulatory subunit), with amino-acid sequence MNKGRITAILGPVVDVKFESGKLPELYNALRIEHKARTESEVDINLTLEVALHLGDDTVRTVAMDSTDGLIRGIEAVDTGAPISVPV